TCGATCGAGTTCGGCAAGAAGTTCAACGTGCCGATCCACGTTCGTAATAGCGCCGCCGACATTCCCGGCTCGATGATCGTGGCCGAGCCCGAGTCGCCAGATCAGCCGGTGTGCGGTTGCACGCTGGTCAAGCAAGAAGCGCGGATCACGCTGCTGGGCGTGCCCGACCGGCCGGGGACGAGTCTGACGTTGTTCTCGAAGATCGCCGCCCGCAACATCTCGGTCGACATGATCGTGCAGAACGTCGGCGCCGACTCGAAGGCGGACATTTCGTTCACCGTGTTGCACGACGACCTGAAGCCCACGCTCAAGGCGGTCGAGGAAGCGGCCAAGGAATTGGGCGCCGAGGGATTCACCTACGACGAGAACGTATCGAAGGTCTCGGTTGTGGGCCTGGGCATGGCCACTCAGACCGGCGTGGCCGAAACCATGTTCCGCGCACTGGCCGACGCCGGTATCAACATTCTGATGATCACGACCAGCGAGATCAAAATCTCGGTGCTGGTCGCCAAGGACGCCGGCTTGCAAGCCCTGCGAACGGTGCATCGCGTGTTTTCGCTCGACAAGGCCCCGCCGCAACGGACGCCCCTGGCGGCGCCGGCCAAGCACGCCGACGGCGACGCGGCCGCGGTCGTGGCCCGGCTGCAACGCCTACACGCGATGGAAGACCTGACGATCGACGACGTCGACCTGGACGAATCGCAAGCCCGAGTCACCGTGAACGACATTCCCGACACGCCCGGCCTGGCCGCGGCGGTGTTCGAAGGAGTGGCCAGCGAGCGGATCTTCGTCGATATGATCGTCCAAAGTTTCAGCGTCGAAGGCCGCGCCACGCTCAGCTTTACCGTGCCGCGCAGCGAGCTGAAGCGGGCCGTCGAAGTGGCGGGCAGGTTGTCCGCCAACTTGAAATGCGGCGCGGTCACCTCGGCCCCCAAGGTCGCCAAACTGTCGGTCTCGGGCATTGGCATGCGCAGCCACACCGGCGTGGCGATTCGGATGTTCAAGTCGCTGGCCGAGGCGGGGATCAACGTCGAGATGATCAACACCAGCGAAGTCCGCGTGAACGTCGTCGTCGATGGCGACCGGGGACAAGCGGGGCTCAAGGCGCTGCAAACAGCGTTCTCAAGCGCGGCGCGATGATTGCATTCTGATCGCTCCGCGAGCTACTCGCCGCCGAGGACGTCGTTGAGCACTTCTTCCGAGACGTAGATCGGCAGGGGCGGATCGCACGTCACGGCGACCGCAATCGCGTCGCTGGGTCGGCTGTCGATCTCGATCGTCTCACCCTCGTGCTTCACGACCAGCTTGGCGTAGTAGGTGTGATCCTTGAGTTCCGAGATGACCACGCTCTGAAACTGCGCTCCCAGATTGTCGGCCAGGCTTACCAGCAGATCGTGCGTCAGCGGGCGCTGCGAGGCGAACCCCTTCACGCGGCGGTCGATGATCGTGGCTTCAAAGATGCCGATCAAGATCGGGAACGAGCGTGTGCCGTCGACCTCTTTCAGGTAGATCACCTGCTGGTCGTTGATCTCGCTGATGATGATCCGCGACAACTCCATCTGCACCGGCATGATTCACCTTCCGAACTGACCGGCGCAAACAGCGATCGAGGCTATCGAACCTGGGTGCGCGCGAGACTGGCTACCGTTTCTGGCACGCGCCGGCGACCGGTCGTCGCTCGAGGGGCGTGCTGCGGAACCCGGACGCCATTCCCTGCCGCCGGAACCTTGGACCGCAGAGATTGATTATAGGCACTCCGCGCGGCACGCTGCCAGTGGTGGGAGATTTCGCGGAAAAAGCTCGGAGAATGGCATACTGCGCTGGCAGCAGTTACTTCTTCGCCGCGCGAAGCTTGGTCAGCGCCTCGTTCACGGCCGCGAGTTTGCGGCGCAGCTCTTCCAGGCTGGCCCGTTCGCCTTCGACCACGACCGCCGGAGCCCGCTCCACAAAGCTGGCGTTCGACAGCTTTCCTTCCTTGCCGGCGATCTGCTTGGTCAAGTTGTCCCGCTCCTTTTCCTGGCGGGCGAGTTCGGCCGCCACGTCGATCAGCCCTTCCAGGTCGACGTACACGTCGGCTTCGCCGAGCGTCACGTGGGCGCTCTGGGCCGGCGGCGTCACCTGGGGCCCCCAAGCGGTGGGCTCGGCATTGGCCAGCGACTGAAAGTAGACGCCCATCGGCTCCAGCAGTCGGGCCAGCTCGGGCGTCGAGCGGACCGAGAACTTGACCGGCGTGCGGGGGGCGATGTTCTGCCGCGCGCGGATGTCGCGCAGCGTCTTGAGCAAATCCTGGAACCGGGCAAAGCGAGTTTCGATCTCTCCGTCCTGGCGGCGCGCGTCGGCCGTCGGCCACGCGGCGATCATGATGCTCTTGTCCCCCTCGGTAGGACTGTCAATGCCGCGTTCGGGGGCGGCTTCGTTCAGCAGTTGCCAAATCTCTTCGGTCACGAACGGCACCACCGGATGCAACAACCGGAGCAGCGCGTCGAACACGTGGGCCAAGACTCGCTGGGCCACTGGCCGCGTGGCCGGGTCTTGCAGCCGGTTCTTCACCATCTCGAGATAAAAACTGCAGAACTCGTCCCAGGCGAACTCATAGAGCGCCCGGCAGCCGTCGGCAAAGCGATACTCGTCCCAGGCCGCCGTCGAAGCGGCGGCCGTCGTACTCAACCGGCTGAGAATCCAACGATCCTCGACGGCCAAGTCGGCGTCGGCCACCGGCGCGGCCGTGTACCCCTCCAGATTGCCCAGCGCGAACCGCGCGGCGTTCCAGAGCTTGTTACAGAAGTTGCGGGCCAGCTCGAACCGTTCGCTGATCACCGGCCCGCGAGGCAAGGCCTTGTCCTCGGGCTTTTCGGCCCATTGGGTGCTGAACTCCTTGCCACACTGCTTGCATGGCACGCGCGGCAGGACGCGGTTCTTGCGCGTCTGCTCGACCATCGCCTGGCAATGGGGGCACTCGAAATCGACCGGCATCCGCACGTCCTGCGTCTCGGTCGTCAGGTAGGCGAGCCCGAACCGCAACGAATCGGCGCCGAACTTATCGATCACGTCCAGCGGATCGACGCCGTTCCCTTTGCTCTTCGACATCGTGTCGCCGAAGGCATCGAGAATCTTGGGGTGGATGTAGACCTCGCGGAACGGCACGACCCCTTGCTTGTATTCGTCTTGCTTCCATTCGTCATCATCAGGCAGCGAGTCAGGCAACTTGCGAGCGGCGCGCTTCGACCCTTCTCCCCCCGGGAGAAGGTGGCCGAAGGCCGGATGAGGGTCCAGCCTGCCACCTGAATCGCGCAAGCCTGAGGCGGGACCCTCACCCGGTTCGCTGCGCTCACCACCCTCTCCCGGAGGGAGAGGGGTTTCATTTCCGGCGTCGAGATCGCGCTGCTTCACGTTAAACAAACTGGTCAGCACCATCCGCGCCACCCAAAGGGTGATGATGTCGCGGCTCGTCACCAGCGTGCTGGTCGGATAGTAGTATTTCAGCTCCGGCGTCTGCTCGGGCCAGCCCAGCGTGCTGTGCGGCCAAAGCGCCGAGCTGAACCAAGTGTCGAGAACGTCGGGGTCTTGGACGAAGCCGTCATTTACGAGTCGCTTTTCGTATTCATCTCCATGAGTACCAACGCACACTCTGACTGTTTTGCCATCAACTGAAGCAACAACATTTTCCGGTAATCGTGGCAAGGCATCGGGCTTTTCAAGCGACGGACTTAGCGGATCAACGCCCTCGCTGACAGCTAGATGCCAAATAGAATCGGCGGCAATTGATTTCGTCCATACCGGAATCCGGTGGCCCCACCAGAGTTGCCGGCTCACGGGCCAGTCGCGTTTTTCGCCCAGCCAATCCAAATAGCCGCGGGCGTAGCGAGCCGGCACGATCTTCACGCGGCCGTCGCTCACGGCGTCCATTGCCGATTGGGCCAGGCCCGGCTTGCCGTCGGCGGCGTCCCCCATCTTCACGAACCATTGATCGGCCAGATAAGGTTCGATGGGCGTCTTCGAGCGATCAGAAAACGGCAGCTCGATCTCCCGATCTTCCACCTTGTCGAGCAAGCCGGCCGCGTCGAGGTCGGCCACCACGCGTTCGCGGGCCTTGGCCATTGTCAAACCGGCGTATTGCTTGCCGACGGCGTTCACCGTGCCGTCGGGGTTCATCATGTTCAGCTTTTCGAGCCCTTGCCGCTCGCCCACCAGATAGTCGTTCGGGTCGTGCGCTGGCGTAATCTTCACCGCGCCAGTTCCCAACTCGGGCTTGGCCCATTCATCGGCCACCAGCGGAATCGGCCGATCGACCAGCGGCAGCATCACCTGACGACCGGCGCGGGCCATTTCGCGCAGCTTGAGCAATAGCGGCAACATCGTGCGACGCCGCTCGGCCAGCTCGTCGATCTGCTGCCCGACTTCGGCCTTTTGCTTCTCGGGCGCTTCGGCCAACTTCTTTTTCAGTTCGGCTTCGGCCACATCGAGCGCGCGGGCCGGGTCCGGATGGACCGCCACGGCCGTATCGCCCAGCATCGTTTCGGGACGCGTGGTGGCGATCGACACATGGGTCGGCTCGCCCGGCTGGGGATCGATCACCGGATAGCGGAGATGCCAGAAGTTCCCCTTGACCGTTTCCTGAATCACCTCGTCATCGCTGACGGCGGTTTGCAGGTACGTGTCCCAGTTGACCAGCCGCTTGCCGCGGAAGATCAGCCCGGCTTTGAACAGACTGAAAAACGTCTGTCGCACGGCCCGGGCGCATTGCTCGTCGAGCGTAAAGCGAGTCCGCTGCCAATCGCAGCTCGCGCCGATGCGCTGCAACTGGCCCAGGATGCGCTGCTCGTATTGCTGCTTCCAGTCCCAGATGCGGGCCACCAGCTTTTCGCGGCCCAAGTCGTGGCGGCTGAGCTTTTCTTCTTGCAGAATGCGGCGCTCGACGACGGCCTGGGTGGCAATGCCCGCGTGGTCGGTGCCCGGCATCCACAGGGCGTTGAAACCCTGCATGCGCTTGCTACGGATCAGAATGTCCTGCAGCGTGTTGTTCAGTGCATGCCCAAGGTGAAGCGCGCCCGTCACGTTCGGTGGCGGAATGACAATCGTGTAGGGCTTCTTCGTGGCATCTGGTGTGCTATGGAAGAATCCTTCTTTTTTCCAATAGGCATATAGGCGAGCCTCGGGCTCGGCGTGGGAATATTGTTTCGGCAATTCGTGCATGGGCGTAAGGGGCTAGAGACTAGGGACTAGAGGCTAGCAGAAACGGATCAGGACTTCGTATCGCGTCGCGTGTTCATTGACTTCTGAAGACCACGGACGACCCGCCCAAATTCGTCGAGCCGCTTCAACATGGATTGAACGCCTTCTGCAGAAACATACCCTAATCGCTCCGCGATCAGTAGATGTGTTTCAAGCTCGGCAGCCGAACCGATCGCGTAAGAAAGGTGGTGCAAGAACTCTGCTGTTGAGTCGCGCGCATGTCCTTCGGCGATATTGGCTGGGATCGAGACGGCAGCTCGACGCGTCTGGCTCGTTAGCCCATAAAGTTCATGGGACGGAAACTGTTGAACGATACGATAGACTTCGACAACTAGGTCCATACCAAGTTGCCAGGCGATCAGCTCTCGATAACTCTTCACACCAGCCCCCGTTTCTCCGGCTAGCCCCTAGCCTCTCGCCCCTAGCCTCTCTTCTTTCAGCAGTTTGTATTCAATGCTGTCAACAAGCGCCAGCCAGCTGGCTTCAATGATGTTCTCGCTGACGCCGATGGTGCCCCAGACTTCGTGCTCGTCGCGGCTTTCGATCACCACTCGTACACCGGCGGCCGTGGCGGCCTCGCTATTGATGACGCGGACCTTGTAGTCGACCAGGTGCATCTCGTCCAAGCTGGGGAAAGCCGTCCGCAGGGCCTTGCGCAAGGCCGCGTCGAGCGCGTTGACTGGGCCGTCCCCTTCGGCCACTTCGTGGCGCACCGCGTCGCCGACGCGCAGCTTGACGGTGGCCTCGGTCGTGGTGACCGGGCCGGCGCTGCTGGTTTCGGCCCCCGCCTCGACCGAGACATGAAAGTTCAAGCGCTCGAAGTGGGGCTGGAACGTGCCGGCGCACTTGCGCACCAGCAAGTCGAACGACGCTTCGGCCGACTCGAACTGGTAGCCGTCGTTTTCCAACTGCACCACGCGGGCCAAAATCTTGTCCAACAGGGCCCGATCGGTTTGCAGGTTGTGCTTGGCCGTCAGGGCTTCGATGTTCGAGCGCCCCGACAGCTCGCTGACCAACACGCGGCGTTCGTTGCCGACCAGATCGGGGCGAATGTGCTCGTAGCTTTCTGCCGCGCGGTTGACCGCGTGGACGTGCATGCCCCCTTTGTGGGCAAAGGCGCTTTGGCCGACGAAGGCCTGGTTGTTGCGATGGTTCAGATTGGCCAGTTCGTAGACATAGCGCGACAGATCGGTCAGCCGCGACAGGCTGTCCGCCGCCAGCACCTCGTACGATTTCTTCTTCAGCGCCAGGTTGGCGATCACCGAGATCAGATCGGCATTGCCGCAGCGCTCGCCCAGGCCGTTGATTGTCCCCTGCACTTGCACCGCGCCAGCGTCGATGGCGGCCAGACTGTTCGCCACGGCCAAATCGCAATCGTTGTGGCAGTGAATACCCACCGGCACCAGCAACGAATCGGCCGCCCAGCGCGTCAGTTCGGCGATCTCCTCGGGCATGCTGCCGCCGTTGGTGTCGCACAGCACAACCAGCATGGCGCCGGCCGCGGCGGCGGCGCGAATGGTCTGCTGAGCGTAATCGCGGTTGGCTTTCGTGCCGTCGAAGAAGTGCTCGGCGTCGTAGATCACTTGCCGCCCCTGGCTGCGCAGGTAGCGGATCGTTTCGTCGATCATCGCCAGGTTTTCATCGAGCGACACACGCAGCACCTCGGTCACGTGAAAGTCCGAGGTTTTGCCGACAATGGTCATCACCGGGGCGCGCGATGCGACCAGGGCCTTCATGCCAGGATCGTCCGCGGCCGCGATCCCTTTGCGGCGCGTCATGCCAAAAGCACACAGCTTCGTCGACTTGAGCGGCGCGGCGGCCAGGCGTTGAAAGAACGCGGCGTCCTTGTCGTTCGACAAGGGATAGCCCCCTTCGACGAAATCGAAGCCCAGGCTGTCGAGCCGCTGGGCCACCAACAATTTGTCCTGGAGCGAGAAGCTGACGCCTTCGCCTTGGCTGCCATCGCGAAGCGTGGTGTCGTAGATTTGAATGCGGCGCATGGGGAGAGAAGTTGCTAGAGGCTAGTTGCTGGTTGCTAGTTAAGGCAGGAACGACGTTGCTCGCTGTCCGATCTAATCGCTAGTTGCTAATGGCTAATCGCTACCAAACAAAAACACCCTGGGTGGCCTGCTTGGGCCACCAGGGCGTTGGGTGTGAATCGAATTGCCGGCGTCGAGTGCCCTGATTGTCGAATAGCCGCCGGGGCTACTCGATAATAATTCGATCTTCCTGCGCGACGCGCACCAGCCCAGTCGGTCGGACGACGACAGTTCGGTTGCTGGCCACGGGACGGTTCATCGGCAAACTCGACACGCTTGTTATATTCATTAGCCCCCGGTCAATGACCGGGGGCCTTGTGCATTGCTTCTTCAAGAAGCCTTACGCTTTGAAGGACCGCCTTAGCCCGGCGAAGGTTCGCTGGTCGGCGGCTCGAACTTCGGCGCGGTCGCTTCCTCGCGGTCGTCCAGTTCGCGTGGCCGACGGGCCACGGCCTTGGTCGACGACTGATTCTCGCTCATGGCGCTGTGGAACTCGTCCTGCAGGCCCGACATTCCCTTCTTGAACTCGGTCAAACTCTTGCCGAGCGAACGAGCGACGCTGGGCAACTTGTTGCCGAACAGCAACACGGCCAGCACGCCGATCACCAGCATTTCCATGAATCCGATTGGTCCGAATCCCATGACTCCGCTCCTCGCATCTGATGCGCCCCACAAGCATACGCTTTCGGTGCCCTGACGGTTCAAGCTTGCTTTTTCGTGTTATCGCCGTCGTCTTCGATCTCGCCCGGGTCGTTGACACCCTTCTTGAACTCGGTGACGCTGCGGCCGAGCGAACGCATCAACAGCGGCAATCGATTGCCGAACAACAACAGGATCACCGCCAGGATGACGATCAGCCCCAAGGCGTTGGTTGGCAAGGCAAACAGCGGCATGCTACTCACTCTCTTTGGATACCGGCTCTGTATGAAAACCGTCGGTTGCCCAAGTGGCGCGTCGGGGTTCGTCGCCCATCAACAGCGCGTATGTCAGATCAGGTCAATCGCGATAGGTTCATCGCAACCCGAACTGGCCGTGCCAGGGGGGCCCGTCACGCGACGGGAGCACGACCCTGCCGCGCGACCCTAACGAAACGAACCGGCTGGTCGACGGCCACAAGCTAGTTTCATTCTTACCGGGCAGGTCGGGGGTGTCAAACGAAAAGCCCGCCGGTTGGGGCCGAGGATTCGCCGTTTTTGCCGCGATTTGCGGCACTTGGCCAGCTATGCCGATTGGCGCACCTTTGCTGCCCCAGCCTACCCAGTTATGCTGACGGGCGTTGCTGAATCTCGCACCTCGGTCGTTGTCATTCAAACCCCTCGCGGCTCGCTCTCGAACGCCCCCGGTCATTGACCGAGGGCTAAAGGTCGACGCGCCGCATCCTCAATACTCGCACGTCAAGGATATCTCCATGCGTCGTTACGCCGTGATCGTTTCGTCGATACTGTTGATTGCAATCGCCGCCGTGGCCCAGGCCGCCGATCCCTGGCTGGTTTTCCCAGGGGGCGAAGGCCCCGGTGCGGGCAAGCACGTGGTGCTGATCAGCGGCGACGAAGAATATCGCTCCGAAGAGGCGCTGCCCCAGTTGGCGCGCATTCTCGCCAAGCATCACGGCTTTAAGTGTACGGTGCTGTTCGCCATTGATCCCAAGAGCGGCTACGTCGCCCCGAACATCAGCGACAACATCCCCGGACTGGCCGCGCTGGACAAAGCCGACCTGATGATCATCGCCACGCGGTTCCGCAACCTGACCGACAACCAGATGGAACATATCGTCAAGTACGTCGAGTCGGGACGGCCGATCATCGGCATGCGAACCGCGACCCACGCCTTCAAGCTGACGAGCCCGACCTATGACCAGTACGGTTACAACAGCGAGGAATGGGACGGCGGCTTCGGCCGGCAGGTGCTGGGCGAAACTTGGGTCAGCCACCACGGCAAGCATGGCACGCAAAGCACGCGCGGGCTGGTGGTGCCCGGGATGGCCAGCCACCCGATCCTGCGCGGGCTCAAGGACGGCGACATTTGGGGCCCGACCGATGTCTATGGCGTGCGCTTGCCGCTACCCGGCGACAGCCAACCGCTGGTTCTCGGTCAAATCCTGACTGGGATGAAGCCGACCGATCCGGCGCTCGATGGGGAAAAGAACAGCCCGATGATGCCGGTGGCGTGGATCAAGTCGTTTCAGGGTGCGTCGGGCGAGAAGTCGCGAGTGTTCACGACCACGATGGGCTCGTCGACCGATCTGGTGAGCGAAGGGGTGCGGCGACTGCTGGTCAATGCGTGCTACTGGGGAGTGGGCTTGGAAGAAAAGATTCCGCCCCACAGCAAGGTCGATATCGTCGGCGTTTATGAGCCGCACCCATTCAAGTTCAACGGCGCGGTGAAGAATCAGTTGCCGGAATATTTTGCTCGCTAGCGCGAGCGTCAGTTGTCAGTGGTCCGTTGTCAGTTGTAGGAGATTCTGCTGCTGGCCTTTTACAACTGACCACTGACAACGGACAACTGACCAGGAATCGTGACAAGGCGTCCACCTTCCTTAGCTTGAGAGTTAGCGGCCATGCCATTCTGGCCCCTGCGCCGACGCGATCAGGTGACGCTGGCCGGGCTGGCGGTGGTGGCTTTGGGGGCGATGGCGGTCACGTGGTGGAACCGGCGAGACACGTTGGTCGAGTTGGATCGTGCGCCGCGGGGCGAGATCGCTTACCTGATCGACGTGAACACCGCCCCTTGGATCGAGATCGCCCAGTTGCCCGGCGTGGGCGAAACCTTGGCCAAACGGATTGTCGAACATCGCCAACAACATGGACCGTTCGAGCGAGTGGAACAACTTCGCCAGGTCCGCGGCATGGGCCCCAAGACGATGGAGAAGATCGCCGGGAACCTGACCGTGAAGACCGCCGAATCGGCCCAGAACGGTGTTCCCTGAAGCGGTACAATTTGTCGACGACAAAAGGATTGGTCGAGCGATCCTCTCGGCGACTCGCCGGGGCTAATGGTTCGATCGATGCGTACGACTACCACTCATTTACCATAGGCTCCGCGTGATCTTTGATCTGGTCAGTCCGTTTCAGCCGGCCGGCGATCAGCCCCAGGCCATTGCCGCCCTGACCGACGGCGTTCGCGAAGGTCGCAAGCAGCAGGTGCTGATGGGGGTCACCGGCTCGGGCAAGACGTACACCATGGCGAACGTCATTCGCCAGTTCGATCGCCCGGCACTCGTCCTGTCGCACAATAAAACCCTGGCCGCGCAGCTTTACTCGGAGTTCAAGGAGTTCTTCCCCAACAACGCGGTCCACTACTTTGTCAGCTACTACGACTATTACCAGCCCGAGGCGTACATCCCGCAGCGCGACATTTACATCGAGAAAGACGCCTCGATCAACCAGAGCATCGATCGCTTGCGCCTCGCCGCGACGAGCGCCTTGGTCAGCCGCCGCGACGTGATCATCGTGGCCAGCGTGTCGTGCATTTACGGCTTGGGCTCGCCCGAAGACTATCGGGCAATGATGGTCAGCCTTAGCCGCGGCCAACAGGTCGACCGCGACGCCATGTTGGCCAAGCTGGTCGAGATTCAGTACGAGCGCAACGACATCGAGTTCCAGCGCAGCAGATTCCGTGTCCGCGGCGATTGCGTCGAGTTGTGGCCCAGCTACGAGGAATTCGCCTATCGCATCGAGTTCTGGGGTGACGAGATCGATCGGTTGGCCTACATCAACCCAACCAGCGGCGAAACGATCGAAGCCAAGGAAGAGTTGTTCATCTACCCGGCCAAGCACTTCGTGCTGCCCGAAGAGCGGGTGACCAACGCCATCGACAGCATTCGCAAGGAACTCGACGACCGGCTGGAAATCTTCCGCGAGCAGGGCAAGCTACTCGAAGCCCAACGGTTGAACGCCCGCACGCGGTTCGACATCGAAATGATGATGGAAGTCGGCTACTGCCCGGGCATCGAAAACTACAGCCGCCCGTTGAGCGGTCGCCCGCCAGGCTCAACGCCCGACACGCTGTTCGATTACTTTCCCAAAGATTTCCTGATGTTCGTCGACGAGTCGCACGTCACCATTCCCCAGGTCCGCGGCATGTATGCCGGCGACTATAGCCGCAAGAGCACCCTCGTCGAGCACGGCTTTCGCTTGCCCAGCGCGCTCGACAATCGGCCGCTCAAGTTCGATGAGTGGGAAGCCAAGTCACAACAGGCGATTTACGTTTCGGCCACGCCCGGCCCCTATGAACTGGAAAAGACCGGCGGCGAAGTGGTCGAGCAGGTGATCCGCCCGACGGGACTGCTGGACCCGGTGATCGAGCTTTCGCCCGCCCGTGGCCAGGTGCCACACCTGTTGGAACAAATCAAAGAACGCGCCGCCGTCAGCGAACGCGTGCTGGTCACGACGTTGACCAAACGAATGGCCGAAGACTTGTCGTACTATCTGACCGAGCACGGCGTGAAGTGCAAATGGCTGCACAGCGAACTCGACGCCTTCGAGCGGGTCGAGCTGCTGCGCGACCTGCGGGCCGGCCGGTTCGAGGCGTTGGTGGGCGTGAATCTGTTGCGCGAAGGGCTCGATCTGCCCGAGGTCTCGCTGGTGGCCATCCTGGACGCCGACAAGGAAGGTTTCTTGCGCAGCGAGACGTCGCTGATGCAGACCATTGGCCGCGCGGCCCGCAATGTGAACGCCAAGGTGCTGCTGTACGGCGATAAGGTAACCGAATCGATGCGCAAGGCGATCGAAGAAACGCGCCGTCGCCGCGCCGTGCAAGAAGCCTATAACCAGGAGCACGGCATCACGCCCGAGACGATCAAGAAGAGCATTCGCGAAGGGATCGAGTCGGCCGCCGCGGCCCATGCCCAGGCCAACGCCGCCGTCGGCCACGGGGACGAAGTGCAGTACATCACCGAGGAATACCTGAACGAACTCGAAGCCGAAATGCTGGCCGCAGCCGACCAGCTTGAGTTCGAGCGAGCGGCGGCGCTGCGCGATCGGATTGAACGGATGCGCGACTCGCTGGGCAAGCCGGTCCACACGGTCGACTGGCGCGGCGACGACAAGGAACAAGGCAAGAAGCGCGGCAAGAAAGGTGGCTCGCAGATTCCGCGCCCGAAGCGAAGCGTATAGAGCGGGACTCGCCACGTTCTATTGCCTTGGGTGGCACCGATGGCTTGGCCATCGGTGTTGCGCAGCAACAAGAAACTCGATGGGCACGCGCAACCCCAATGGAAACTCGCCACCTGCGCGGGACGGCGATCGAGGTTTCTTGTGGCCTGCGGCCACCCAGGTGCAAGCACCTGGGCCACCCTCGTGTAGCGTCCGCTGCGTTTCCTTCTACGGTCTAATCGTTAATCGCTAGCCGCCAATAGCTCCACCAGCGTCCTCACCATGCACCCCGTGCCGCCGCCGTCGGCCCAGGGTTTCGGCTTGTCAAAGAACGCCGGCCCGGCGATGTCGAGGTGAACCCAGGGGGTGCCGGCCACGAACTCTTCGAGGAACTTG
This region of Planctomycetota bacterium genomic DNA includes:
- the uvrB gene encoding excinuclease ABC subunit UvrB, which translates into the protein MIFDLVSPFQPAGDQPQAIAALTDGVREGRKQQVLMGVTGSGKTYTMANVIRQFDRPALVLSHNKTLAAQLYSEFKEFFPNNAVHYFVSYYDYYQPEAYIPQRDIYIEKDASINQSIDRLRLAATSALVSRRDVIIVASVSCIYGLGSPEDYRAMMVSLSRGQQVDRDAMLAKLVEIQYERNDIEFQRSRFRVRGDCVELWPSYEEFAYRIEFWGDEIDRLAYINPTSGETIEAKEELFIYPAKHFVLPEERVTNAIDSIRKELDDRLEIFREQGKLLEAQRLNARTRFDIEMMMEVGYCPGIENYSRPLSGRPPGSTPDTLFDYFPKDFLMFVDESHVTIPQVRGMYAGDYSRKSTLVEHGFRLPSALDNRPLKFDEWEAKSQQAIYVSATPGPYELEKTGGEVVEQVIRPTGLLDPVIELSPARGQVPHLLEQIKERAAVSERVLVTTLTKRMAEDLSYYLTEHGVKCKWLHSELDAFERVELLRDLRAGRFEALVGVNLLREGLDLPEVSLVAILDADKEGFLRSETSLMQTIGRAARNVNAKVLLYGDKVTESMRKAIEETRRRRAVQEAYNQEHGITPETIKKSIREGIESAAAAHAQANAAVGHGDEVQYITEEYLNELEAEMLAAADQLEFERAAALRDRIERMRDSLGKPVHTVDWRGDDKEQGKKRGKKGGSQIPRPKRSV